The uncultured Desulfatiglans sp. DNA window ATGACCGAAAAAATCTACCTTTACGCCAACACCCTCCTCGAAAACGACCGCTTCCAGGATTTGAAGCTGCGCTCCACTCTCGGCACCGGCCTCGGCTACCAGATCTTCGACAACGAAAGAATGGCGCTGTTCGTTGAGGCAGGCCCGTCTTATATCAATAAGGATTTTTATGAAGCCGATGACGAAAGCGGAGCGGCAGGCCGATGGGCCGTCGGCTTCGATTGGAATATCGTGCCAAACCGGGTCAAATTCTTCCATCGGCATGAGGGATACGTTTACGACGCAGACGGAGGGGCCTATTATATCCGCTCCGAACAGGGATTCCGCCTGCCGCTGCTGGACCGCTTCTTCGCCAACTTCGAAGTGGATTACACCTATGACAGCGCCCCGGCGCCGGACAGAGAACGCAGCGACACGACGTACATCTTCGGTCTGGGATACGAATTCGCGCTGTAAAAGGACTACTCAGGCGGCGGAACCGGCAGGGCTGCGGTGCGGGAACGATTTTTGGCCCGCCGCACAGACAAACGCGCAGATGAGCGCCTAAACTGGCAGGAAAACTCTTTCCGGAAGCAGAGCAGGCTAAGTGCTTATCCGTAAATAAAATGTACTTTTCTCACGATTTTTGCTATGCTGGCAGCCATCCTGAACCGTTGCGATGGAGGCCCTATGACAAAAATTCAATCGTGGGAAGTATCCGATGCCTTTTGGGAAAGGGTTAAACCCCTTGTGCCGGCGCCAGAGCGGGATCCGCAAAAATCTTACAAGCGCAAAATCGGCGGCGGAAGAAAACCGATGCCGCCCCGGCAGATTTTTGAAGCCATCATGTACGTGCTCAGAACCGGCTGTCAGTGGAAAGCGCTTCCAAAGGAACGTTTTGGAAGCCCCAGCGCGATCCACACCCATTTCATGCATTGGATGCGCGCAGGCTTTTTTGTCGCCTTGTGGAGAGCCGGGCTTGCCGAATACGATGAAATGGAGGGCATCGCTTGGAGCTGGCAAAGCATCGACGGGGCGATGGTCAAGGCTCCCCTGCCGCTCGAAGCGTTTGGTCGGAATCCGACCGACAGGGGAAAAAAATGGAACCAAGCGCCATCTGCTGGTGGACGGTCGTGGTGTCCCGCTGTCGCTCGTCGTGACCGGAGCAAACCGGCATGATGTGACCCAATTGGAACTGGTGCTGGAAGAAATCGTCATCGACCGTCCCACCGATATCCAGCAGAATCTGTGTGCGGATAAAGCCTATGATGGCAAACCGGCATTGAGGACCATCGTTGCCCACGGCTATATTCCCCACGTGAAAACACGGGGGAGGAGCGCCAGGAAAAAAAGCGCAATCCCGCATGGAAAGCCAGAAGATGGATCGTTGAAGTGAGTCATTCATGGTTCAATCGCTTCCGCAAACTCCTGGTTCGCTATGAGAAGCTCAGCGATACCTATATGGCTTTGTTGCGTATGGCTGCTGCTATCATCGCCTACCGAAAAGTGGGCGTTATTTACGGGTAAGATCTAAGAGCCGGCGACCCACTTCGTCAGTATCGTGAAATAAAGCCACGCAAACACCAGCACGGTGCCGACGGGCAGGACCAGCGGCCGATAACTCCGGAGCAGGCTGGCCCCGAAGTAGTCCTTGGTCACCAGGAAACACAGGTGCACCGGGGAGAGCATCATCCCCATATAACCGAACGAGTAGGCCAGACAGGCATAGGAAAGATATTCAACGAGGGAAGAGGTCGGGAAAAGCGGGATGATCAGCGGAAAAGAAGCCCCCACGAACCCAATGGCGATGCCGGTGATCAACCCTGAGAGAAAGGGCATCAGAAGGATAACCCAGATCAGGGGAAAGCGGTAGGAAACCAGCTCGTCCCTGATGTGGACAACCGCCTGGCTGTCGGTCATCACCCCTTTGAAGACCATGATGGCCGCCACGAGCAGGATCATCGGCACCACGTCTTTATCCGTAAGCGCGGACCAGATTCCTTTCAGCGGAATCCGGTTCAGCCAGATCACCCAGATCAGGGCCGCCACCAGACCGGGCAGGATCGCCACCCCTCCAGGAAGCGTCCAGTCGACGCCCCAGAGCTTCGGCAGCTGAGTAACCAGCGCCATGACGGCGATCACCGCCACCACCACGATAATCGGCATGATCTCCCAGAGGAACGCCCCGAGAGCCTTGCCGCCCCGGCTCGTCTTTCCCTCAGGGGCCTTCATCCCCATGGGGCGAAGGATGAAGAAGACCCCGGCCAGGGCC harbors:
- a CDS encoding transposase codes for the protein MTKIQSWEVSDAFWERVKPLVPAPERDPQKSYKRKIGGGRKPMPPRQIFEAIMYVLRTGCQWKALPKERFGSPSAIHTHFMHWMRAGFFVALWRAGLAEYDEMEGIAWSWQSIDGAMVKAPLPLEAFGRNPTDRGKKWNQAPSAGGRSWCPAVARRDRSKPA
- a CDS encoding hypothetical protein (Evidence 5 : Unknown function); translated protein: MPFGKGLNPLCRRQSGIRKNLTSAKSAAEENRCRPGRFLKPSCTCSEPAVSGKRFQRNVLEAPARSTPISCIGCAQAFLSPCGEPGLPNTMKWRASLGAGKASTGRWSRLPCRSKRLVGIRPTGEKNGTKRHLLVDGRGVPLSLVVTGANRHDVTQLELVLEEIVIDRPTDIQQNLCADKAYDGKPALRTIVAHGYIPHVKTRGRSARKKSAIPHGKPEDGSLK
- a CDS encoding transposase (fragment), with protein sequence MSHSWFNRFRKLLVRYEKLSDTYMALLRMAAAIIAYRKVGVIYG
- a CDS encoding conserved membrane hypothetical protein (Evidence 4 : Unknown function but conserved in other organisms), whose translation is MVDGIPVLVKTILVFFMVLGLSRARLKLSYCLLAGAVVLGLWNGMGPIPLAKSLGLNLARFETVNLVLIVGLILVISRLMKDSGQMERIVDRFSVLTRDPRTVGAVMPALIGLLPMPGGALFSAPMVETAFCEASLSQEKKTVVNYWFRHMWEYWWPLYPGVVLAVGLLHVEVWRFMAVMFPMTLITALAGVFFILRPMGMKAPEGKTSRGGKALGAFLWEIMPIIVVVAVIAVMALVTQLPKLWGVDWTLPGGVAILPGLVAALIWVIWLNRIPLKGIWSALTDKDVVPMILLVAAIMVFKGVMTDSQAVVHIRDELVSYRFPLIWVILLMPFLSGLITGIAIGFVGASFPLIIPLFPTSSLVEYLSYACLAYSFGYMGMMLSPVHLCFLVTKDYFGASLLRSYRPLVLPVGTVLVFAWLYFTILTKWVAGS